A stretch of Vespula vulgaris chromosome 5, iyVesVulg1.1, whole genome shotgun sequence DNA encodes these proteins:
- the LOC127064183 gene encoding cytochrome P450 9e2-like, which produces MEFSFSPSFSFYILLITLIAIIAIKVISLIYFQLTYWKKKGVPTMLNYPLFGLNWMVFFGKRSFQELNTMIYEMLPGAKYVGTMDFATPLLIVRDPDLLKDIMVKQFDHFPDHRAFVDENIDPIFGKNVFSLRGERWKEMRNTLSPSFTASKMRFMLDLVSKCSDEFVNYFIDHPEAAKEIEMKDAFTRYTTDVIATVAFGISVNSMKDRDNIFFRKGVESSKFDGLLNAIKFTLLRTCPNFMKLLGIGFLTPSTAKFFNDVVRETVQARDEKGIIRPDMIHLLMQARDKESSNLDIKDIVAQAFIFFLAGFDTSSTLMCFMVHELAVHPEIQDKLYQEINEVLLRTNGEITYEELSKMEYMEMIMNETLRKYPPAIFLDRVCVKQTVIPSSLPNGKDFIIEPDTSIWIPSFGFHHDPKYFPDPEKFDPERFNEENKQNIIPYTYLPFGMGPRRCIGERFALMETKIVIVNILKKFIIKRTSKTPDPVVFDRKSFNLKIEGGFWISLEQRKN; this is translated from the coding sequence ATGGAGTTCTCTTTTTCACCATCCTTCAGTTTCTATATACTTTTAATCACTTTGATCGCGATAATTGCGATCAAAGTGatatctttgatatatttcCAATTAACATattggaagaagaaaggtGTACCAACGATGCTGAATTATCCTCTTTTCGGACTGAATTGGATGGTTTTCTTTGGCAAAAGATCCTTCCAGGAGTTAAATACGATGATATATGAGATGTTGCCAGGTGCGAAATACGTGGGCACTATGGATTTTGCAACGCCACTTTTGATCGTACGTGATCCTGATTTATTGAAGGACATAATGGTGAAACAATTCGATCATTTTCCTGATCATCGTGCTTTCGTGGACGAAAATATCGATCCGATTTTCggtaaaaatgttttctcgtTACGAGGTGAACGTTGGAAGGAGATGAGGAACACTTTAAGCCCGTCCTTTACCGCGAGTAAAATGAGATTTATGCTCGACCTCGTTTCCAAATGTTCCGACGAATTCGTGAATTATTTCATCGATCATCCCGAAGCTGCTAAGGAAATCGAGATGAAAGATGCTTTTACAAGATACACCACCGACGTGATAGCGACAGTAGCTTTTGGTATTTCAGTGAATTCAATGAAGGACAGGGACAACATATTTTTCCGAAAGGGCGTTGAATCAAGCAAATTCGATGGGTTATTGAATGCGATCAAGTTCACCTTATTGCGTACTTGTCCTAATTTCATGAAATTATTAGGAATCGGTTTCTTAACGCCATCGACGGctaaatttttcaacgatgtAGTACGCGAGACCGTACAGGCACGTGACGAGAAAGGTATCATTAGACCAGACATGATTCATTTGTTGATGCAAGCAAGAGATAAAGAATCCAGCAACTTGGATATTAAAGATATCGTAGCTCAagctttcatcttctttttggCTGGTTTCGACACATCCTCGACATTGATGTGCTTCATGGTACACGAATTGGCAGTGCATCCAGAAATTCAAGATAAATTGTATCAGGAAATCAACGAAGTATTGCTTCGGACCAATGGTGAAATCACTTACGAGGAACTTTCCAAGATGGAGTACATGGAAATGATCATGAACGAGACATTAAGAAAATATCCACCTGCCATTTTTCTCGACAGAGTTTGTGTTAAACAGACAGTCATTCCTTCGTCTTTACCAAATGGcaaagattttattatcgagCCTGATACATCAATTTGGATTCCCTCTTTCGGTTTTCATCACGATCCGAAATATTTCCCGGATCCGGAAAAATTCGATCCGGAAAGATTCaacgaagaaaacaaacagAATATTATTCCTTATACTTACTTACCGTTTGGCATGGGCCCTAGAAGATGTATCGGTGAACGTTTCGCTCTAATGGAAACGAAAATAGTTATAGTAAATAttcttaagaaatttattatcaaacgTACGAGTAAAACGCCCGACCCGGTCGTCTTTGATAGAAAATCGTTCAATCTAAAGATCGAAGGTGGATTTTGGATCAGTTtggaacagagaaagaattga